The following DNA comes from Rosa rugosa chromosome 5, drRosRugo1.1, whole genome shotgun sequence.
GCAAAGTTGGTGTGATCTGATTTTGTCACCGCAtagtaatcttggtcttgaacaagATGACCAGCAGCCTTTCCCTTAGGTTTGTTGTCCTGAGGTCGTGGCCTATCAAAGTAGCCTGCtggaaaaccaaccaacctGTAATAGTTTGCTTTGATGTGGCCTGGATTCTTGCAGTAGTTACAAGTCAGACTTGAGGAGAACACGGGTGAAGAAGGAGCTTTCACCATGGTGAATATGCAGcggaaggaaaaacaacaaagtacttggaaatataagaaggcaacggtgatgaaaggatcaaaggacaaggaacaaatccaagcacaaagaacaagagtcaaggatcaaaggacaatgagtcagagtccaggatcggatctctgctctgataccaagtcaaaatataatgagaaacaagagacaattttggctgaattactTTTTTTGATgtttcattcaccttacaagaaggaattatatacaaattacaattgtgcctaataagatAAGTACTACTCgtaaggcaagtagtaaatctaataatactacagatattacagaatattacagatcacataatattacagaatatttacataaataaggtaagtatgactcacgccaacaaaATGGTTCAAAAGCTTTTCTCATTTCTCCATTCTTAGGTCTAGTTTGAGTCTTTGAGATAGCTTAGCTTTCATGAAGCATTTGTAGCTTTTAGCTTATAAAAGCtgtttttttaatcaatttctATAAGCAGCAACTTCATGTTGTAACTTTTAAAATAAGTTGTGTGCCTTATTTAATTTTACCAAACATATCTTGTTACTAAACTTCGCCGGCTAGATCACGACATCCATCAGTCTTTCTCAGCCACAAAACAGAGGAACCGCAACCCGCTGTCGCCGAGCATTAGAAGCCCCTCGCTGCTTCGTGCTTGCTTGAAACCCTCATCGCGCAGATCTGAAATGATCAAGGAGGATCCCCTCAGCTTGTCGTACCCTCTCTGGACAAAACCCAGGCATTCCCAGCCTTCTGCTCCGGCCCCAAAACCTCTATCCCTCGCCAGTGGACTCACAGAACCAGTTCATAGATTTGACGACAACGTCCCATGGACGCACCGCATGACGAGGCATTGAGAAGTTGTGTTTCTAGGGTTTTCGCAGTGCTCCAACTTTCTTGGAGCTCAAAATGGGGTTTTTTACAAGTACACTAATTTCCTCCTTTTGCTCTTTTGTTTCTCATTATTTTCTCTGTTGTTGGTGATCATATATAAGCAATTTTCTCACGCGAAACAGACTGTTACGTGTATTTAATGGTGATACGTGTTACGCAAATTGTAACTAATTATAAGTATAGTAATTAAATCTATAGCAATAGTGCATGTTTTTCGTGGATTCTGACAATCGGTTCAAACTCTTGTCaaccaaatttttttattacagAAAAGGAATCAGTTTATTTATGTCATCACGTGTCAGGTCcgatataaaaaatatatatcttaGGTGCATGTATTAGATATAGCGCATATCTTTCCACTAATTTTGCTACATATTCAAATAGTAAACATGTGGCAAATTAAGCTTCACTCTAAACATAGGTTAAAACAATACAAAGACGATTACTCCAAGAAAACAAGATGAGTATCAAGTAGTCTACACTAAAACAAAAGACACTTTACCTTGTAGGCAATCTAGTCTACTTGGCCCCATGTAGTATGGTGGGCACACACTTTACCTTGTAGTATGATGGAGACAAACACATCTACAAAGGCTCATAAAAGAGCTCTCGATAGCATAGACTAAAAAAGAACTAACCTAAGTAACTACAATCTCCCTTTTCCTTAGGGTTAGAGCTCTCAGAATCAGAAGGGTGAGCAAACTCGGATAAACCATCAACaagcttttctttttctttgaagcTTTGGAACTACACTTCATGGGAGAGGTCTTCTTTGCCTTaacctcaattgttttcttGTTCTTAGCATGCACCTGCAAGGCACCCTCTTTTTTTTTAGCCTCTTGTTTAGTAGTCACCAAGGCAAGCCCCATTGACACAGCATCCAAGTTGGTCTTGCCAACCGCTAAACTCAGCCTAGGTTTTTTAGGCGACAAGTCATCCAAACTGTCCCGTTTTCTCCTCACTGCTCTTAGTGACACTGCAGGAGACATCGGAGCCTCCAATGTTCAAATAGTGACAGCACTGTGAACCACCCATTTAGAACCCAAGCTCACCAAAAAATCTCTTTCAAGGAGTTTTTGTTAAATGCCCTAGCCGTAAGCAGTTTTCCGACTAAGTATGATTGCGACCTCCGCAATTCTTCCCCTTTTGAAGGCTGGAGGTTGACCaagtacaattttttttttagttgttaTGTTTTCTTTTAAGTGAAATTCAATGTCTACAAAGCTCGAATCTTGCTTGACCTAGGCGTATGTGTTACTCTAGCCTTTAGCTTTCTcacaaaattaataaaattataaaattttgtttctcaaaacaaaataattaagcTATTTGTAAGTGTTGGATATGACATTGGCAATTTTCATATTTCAAGGAAAAACACGACTTTCCCCCAAAAAACACAGGGCAATCACCCCTTGAGTATCAATACCATGAACTAACCGGGGGTTAGAAATTTAAGATGATGGCTGTTTTGCTTAACCAGTTAACCTTTTGGCGATAGAAGTCAATCaccaaattttaatttttgaatttgaaaaaatGCTGAATAATATGACATTCTGGTTTTGGTTCGCACTTTTGAAGCATGCAAATCCAATGAAAAATTATACAACACATTTTCTTGTGGAAATTGTCATGttaagaaaaatatttcaaCGTCCCAAAGAAACAAATTGCTCGGTTTTTACTTTTTGGCATGTATATCCTTCAGATAATTACTTGCTACGCATTAGTAACTCGATCAATTTGACATTGTTGCTGATTCAAAGTAATATACTTGTTCGAGCAAATACTTGAGTAACCGGAACAACTATGGACTAAaatcaagaaattaataacagAAGAATTGTTTTACAGCCAGTGTTGTCCAGCGAATCTTGTTAATAAGGTTGTCAACAATCATAAAAATTTGCCACATCCTTGGGATTTCTAATCTAAAATTCCCATAGTCAGACTGGGCCTTGTTAACCACAGAAGCAATTATGGGTAGTATTACCATAACTCTGGAAGAGATTATAATTCCTTCATTACCTGAAAGCCTCGACACCTAATTTTATGTTCATCCACATGACAAGAAGATCTAAACAATAGATCTTGGACTCCTTGCTATCAGCAAAAAGTTTATTTACGAAGTTCACGATCCGACCAACCCTTTGTGGCGAGCATATGCTACAATTACtatgaaaacaaagaaacataCTATTCCTGTGACAATGCAAACCTGTCAATTCAAAATAATTCAATTCTCAGCCACAGATCACAGTTATACTAGCCAAGATTACCGGAGGAAATAATGTGCGTACCCATTTAAACATGTATCCATGACCCTCGTTCCACGTATATGGGATATTCATGCCAAAAATTCCACCCACCAAAGAATATATGGATAAGCTAACAGTTCCAGAACTAAGAAAAAGCTCAAGCTGCACCATGAATAGTCAAGAGATTAAAACTTAATGTCATAAACAACTACTCCAGATTTAGCAAGCAAACAGGAAGCAAAAAGTATGAAGAAACGAAACCAGTGCAGTGCAGTAAGCACCTGAATTAACTGATTCCTGTGGTTATCAAGCTGAAAAATGGAAGACACAATTAAGATCAGAAACATTAATATATTGCCATAAAGTTTTATGGTACTGGCCAAAGCAACAAATTAAAGTTCATAAATCAAGTACCTGAATATTTATGTAATCCTCCGTATCATCAATATATTCACGCAGCTGCAAAATTTCAGATTAAAAGGTTAAGGTTGTCTAGAATGTAATGAAAGGATTATGAAAAGTACCTACATTATAAAATAAGATTATATAGGGTTTAGTGTTTCCACTCTGTTTCCAGTTCATTAAACTTAATGTCAATAACACTGGTCTTGTACCAGAGCAATGAAAACATCCCCAAACAATTCCCATTTCATCTTACTTTCATCCTAATCCTCAGGCCACTAGGTGATCTTTACATCTGCCAGCCCAAGGACCTTCCTTAGCCATGTGGTTGGGTAGGATGGGAAGAAGAACAGATCCTAGGTTCAATTCTCCTTGTAAGCCGACAAAATGATAAGCTTACCGTAGCTAACTTGTTCAAGGTGCCATCAATCTGCATAAAGTAAGCCTGCACAGGTATTACTAACCAATTTAGTATATAGATTCACTAAAATCCTACAAATGAAAAGTATGCCAACGTCATTATACCTCCAGTAACATTTCAAGTTCCTCAACATCATTCTCATCTCCACGAACGGTTACCATACTTGCTCTACTTGCCCGTGATATTTTTGACCCTATGGTAGGGGAGGCAGGATACCAATTGGGAGGACCAGAGGCACTAACTGGTGAACATGCACCTGCCAACTTTCTTGACAAGTAAAGGTCGGccatatcatcatcatcatccagcAGCTGCTCGAGCTCATCCCTCACCTGCAAATAAATACTACAGGATTACCTCTTGCCTTGATTTGCAGGAGTAAAGAGGGCACTGGTAGGTTGTCTTTATTCGTAATCTAATCAAGAAAGTTGGTCTCTACTCCATACCAAAAATTCATTTTGATAGCATTGCACGCAAATCTAATATAAGATACACCACCAAAAAGAGTGTGGCTTACAGATATAAGTGGAAACAGGAGCCTGCATTTCTAAGGCAACTAACTTAGACTGCAAGCTTCAGTGGTCATGAAGCACAAATCCTGGGGTGCCCCTAGAGGGCTTTTTGAAGCAAAAGTGTTTATCAGCGTATTTCAAAAAGTCCATTAGCTATACTCTTGAAATATCTTTAATGTCCCCACAGAAGCTGAAAAATGGGATTTTGGAAAAGCTAATATTTGAAGCTAAAAGTTGCATTTAAATTCAGTCACACACAGATTAGAGATGAAGTACCAAACAATCATTCACAGACCAGAGGAAGATTGTATACCTTTTGAACCCGTGCAGTCAACCTTGTCATTGCACTTTTCAATTTACGAACCCTATCCAAATTGCGGCTACTAATCTGCAGATTCAAATGGATTGCAAGAATGTCTAAAAGAATCATGCAGAAGAAGTAAATTTCATGGAACAAATGAAAACTGCAAAAATAGATAATCAAAATGAacgaataaataaataattttgtcaactcaaaacaaaaagaagaaagaaaactgAGCAACTACTTTTTCTTTATAGAAGATCATGTGAGATAAACGTTCTCTCACTACAATAGTAAGTTTACAAAACTATGCAGGCAAGTATGCTAGCCAAAAATTCTCTGAAGCCAAACAGGGCAACCATAAGAATGAAAAGCCAGAGGGATACCAAAATTCAACAAAAAATCAAGCATgatatttggattttttttttttaacacaattTACACAAAACTGCAGACAATAGTCCCTTGAACTAGCCATCTTGTGTTTTCAGCAAAAACTTACTGGTATACCCTATCTGACAACTGACATGCCTAAATCTATGAGCTATAATTAGTTATTTTCCTGAAGTAACCAAACAAGTGCAGGAAGTACTATAATTTTGTTCCTTGCactcttttgtttgtttgccatttttttttctccccacTTAGCCCCTAAGGGATACAGACACGCACAGAGtagaaaagaaacagagaaacAAGTTATTCCCTACCTTAGAGGTAAGCTCATCTAGAGCCGGATAAGCAGCAGTCTCCAGTTCAGTCGTACGTGCAGCAAGAAAACTACAAATTGCTTCCAAAGCTACCTCCAAGGCCCGGAATTCAAATGGAGACTCTACATTGAAATTTAGAATTCAGACTGATGATAGAAGTGACAGGTGCTAAAAGATATGCATATAACTACGGGCACTAAAGACAGATACCGCTCTTCAAGTGCTAAACTTTAAAGTTATGATATCA
Coding sequences within:
- the LOC133710101 gene encoding magnesium transporter MRS2-I-like, which codes for MTRGGGGDGEAVAAVAVVDPQAVVAVKKKSSRSWVLLDATGQATVLDVDKYAIMHRVHIHARDLRIVDPLLSYPSAILGRDRAIVLNLEHIKAIITADEVLLRDPLDENVIPVVEELQRRLPPVNSNRENQTDGREFPAGHNDVDAGEEDESPFEFRALEVALEAICSFLAARTTELETAAYPALDELTSKISSRNLDRVRKLKSAMTRLTARVQKVRDELEQLLDDDDDMADLYLSRKLAGACSPVSASGPPNWYPASPTIGSKISRASRASMVTVRGDENDVEELEMLLEAYFMQIDGTLNKLATLREYIDDTEDYINIQLDNHRNQLIQLELFLSSGTVSLSIYSLVGGIFGMNIPYTWNEGHGYMFKWVCIVTGIVCFFVFIVIVAYARHKGLVGS